One genomic window of Sulfurovum lithotrophicum includes the following:
- a CDS encoding class I SAM-dependent DNA methyltransferase, producing the protein MPNTSDSLDLYAKVEDLLGVKEAAPDLYAHYLLFFNTVEFDSLLDVGCGSGDFLRQMQGVLDITRVKGIDLSPVMVAQTVKQGCDAEYIDLCDLNGTYDVITAVFDMLNYLDKEALERFLQCVNEHLNPGGYFLCDINTLYGFENVAVGSYIVDDEERFLTVDSDFEEDEYISEFTLFEKEDTCFKKSQETIRQYYHTVDEIITLGGLELVSCDDVVLYDMDSADKNFVVLRKV; encoded by the coding sequence ATGCCTAACACTTCAGATTCTCTTGACCTCTACGCGAAAGTAGAGGACCTTCTCGGTGTCAAAGAGGCTGCTCCGGACCTCTACGCACATTACCTTCTTTTTTTCAATACTGTTGAATTCGATTCGCTTTTGGATGTAGGCTGCGGTTCGGGTGATTTTTTGCGTCAGATGCAGGGTGTGTTGGATATTACCAGAGTCAAAGGTATAGACCTCAGTCCTGTCATGGTAGCCCAAACAGTAAAACAAGGCTGCGACGCAGAGTACATAGACTTGTGTGACTTGAATGGCACCTACGATGTCATCACAGCCGTGTTCGATATGCTGAACTACTTGGACAAAGAAGCACTGGAACGTTTTTTGCAGTGTGTGAATGAACACCTAAATCCGGGTGGATATTTCCTTTGTGACATCAACACACTCTACGGATTTGAGAATGTGGCGGTCGGTTCCTACATTGTTGACGATGAAGAGAGGTTCTTGACTGTGGACAGTGATTTTGAAGAGGATGAGTACATTTCTGAATTCACGCTGTTCGAAAAAGAGGATACCTGCTTTAAAAAATCTCAGGAAACGATCCGGCAGTATTATCATACGGTGGATGAGATCATTACGTTGGGTGGTTTGGAACTGGTAAGTTGTGATGATGTTGTACTATACGATATGGATAGTGCCGATAAAAATTTTGTGGTGTTAAGAAAAGTGTAG
- the rpsF gene encoding 30S ribosomal protein S6 — MNCYETLFVVKPTLTEEEITAEIAKVKDVLAKVDAELLATDDMGMRKLAYPVQKNDRGYYTVLFYKANGDAIAEIERNLKINEEVIKFLTVKYVKNKEIAQFDKLVAAANKSKDAEPAEPKAETTEA, encoded by the coding sequence ATGAATTGTTATGAAACACTGTTCGTAGTTAAACCTACACTGACAGAAGAAGAGATCACAGCTGAGATCGCAAAAGTAAAGGATGTTCTTGCCAAAGTAGACGCAGAACTTCTTGCTACTGATGACATGGGTATGAGAAAACTTGCGTATCCTGTACAAAAAAACGACAGAGGGTACTACACTGTGCTTTTCTACAAAGCAAACGGTGACGCGATCGCAGAGATCGAAAGAAACCTCAAGATCAACGAAGAGGTCATTAAGTTTTTAACTGTAAAATATGTGAAAAACAAAGAGATCGCACAGTTTGACAAGCTTGTAGCAGCAGCAAATAAAAGCAAAGACGCTGAACCGGCTGAGCCAAAAGCAGAAACAACTGAGGCATAA
- a CDS encoding fumarate reductase flavoprotein subunit produces MKIIYTDALIVGGGLAGLRSAIAAREKGLDTMVLSMVPVKRSHSAAAQGGMQASLANSIMGEGDNEDVHFADTVKGSDWGCDQRVARMFVTTAPKAIRELAAWGVPWSRIGKGDHTVVINGKKETITEREEAYGLINARDFGGTKKWRTCYTSDATGHTMLYAVANEALKRDVTIHDKKEAISIIHDQGVCHGVVVRDLINGELIAYVARGTMIATGGYGRIYKQSTNAIICKGIGTAIALETGIAELGNMEAVQFHPTPIVPSGILLTEGCRGDGGVLRDKDGYRFMPDYEPEKKELASRDVVSRRMIEHIRKGKGVKSPYGDHLWLDISILGREHIEKNLRDVQDIAISFNGIDPADEGEKGWMPVLPMQHYSMGGIRVKPTGESTTMKGLFSAGEAACWDLHGFNRLGGNSVSEAVVSGMIVGEYFAQYCEETHLNTNTSVIEEHLQKQVNYLKEILERDGGLNIFDIKDEMRNIMQDKVGIFRNGDDLLDAVHQLEELLKKTKEITVESKSMGNNPGLNEVYRVTKMLKLALCVAKGALQRTESRGAHYREDFPKRDDMHWLKRTITTWPNEEDTLPTIHYEEIDIMEMEMPPAFRGYGRKDSLIANPLSAQREAEIEAIKKILDTVDRFTVQEALLDYELPGNLKHKNERVGVGYA; encoded by the coding sequence ATGAAGATAATATATACCGATGCATTGATCGTAGGCGGGGGTCTGGCGGGATTGCGTTCCGCCATCGCTGCCAGAGAGAAAGGGCTTGATACTATGGTGCTGAGTATGGTGCCGGTGAAACGTTCTCACTCGGCAGCTGCACAGGGCGGTATGCAGGCGAGTCTCGCCAACTCCATCATGGGAGAAGGAGACAATGAAGATGTCCACTTCGCTGACACGGTAAAAGGAAGCGACTGGGGCTGTGACCAGAGGGTTGCACGTATGTTCGTGACCACCGCACCCAAAGCGATACGTGAACTGGCGGCCTGGGGTGTGCCATGGAGCCGTATTGGCAAGGGTGACCATACCGTGGTCATCAATGGGAAAAAAGAGACGATCACGGAGCGTGAAGAGGCGTACGGTCTCATCAATGCGCGTGATTTCGGCGGAACGAAGAAGTGGCGTACCTGTTACACATCCGATGCTACGGGGCATACGATGCTCTATGCTGTTGCGAACGAAGCGTTGAAGCGGGATGTGACCATCCACGATAAAAAGGAAGCGATCTCTATTATTCATGATCAGGGAGTCTGCCACGGTGTTGTGGTGCGTGACCTGATCAACGGAGAGCTTATCGCCTATGTGGCGCGTGGAACAATGATCGCCACCGGTGGCTACGGTCGTATCTACAAACAGTCGACCAATGCGATCATCTGTAAGGGGATCGGTACGGCCATTGCGCTTGAAACAGGGATCGCCGAACTGGGCAACATGGAAGCGGTACAGTTCCACCCCACACCGATCGTACCTTCGGGCATACTGCTGACAGAAGGGTGCCGCGGGGACGGTGGTGTGCTGCGTGACAAGGACGGGTACCGTTTTATGCCTGACTATGAACCCGAAAAGAAAGAGCTTGCCTCAAGAGACGTGGTGAGCCGCCGGATGATAGAGCATATCAGAAAAGGCAAAGGGGTCAAATCACCCTATGGCGACCATCTGTGGCTCGACATTTCCATTCTGGGGCGTGAACACATAGAGAAAAACCTGCGAGACGTACAGGATATCGCCATCAGTTTCAACGGCATAGACCCTGCGGATGAAGGTGAAAAGGGCTGGATGCCCGTACTGCCTATGCAGCATTACTCCATGGGCGGTATACGGGTCAAGCCAACAGGTGAGAGTACGACGATGAAGGGCCTCTTCAGTGCAGGCGAAGCAGCATGCTGGGACCTGCACGGTTTTAACAGACTGGGAGGAAACTCGGTCAGTGAAGCGGTGGTCTCGGGTATGATCGTAGGTGAGTATTTTGCACAGTATTGCGAAGAGACCCATCTCAATACCAACACTTCCGTGATAGAGGAGCATTTACAGAAACAGGTGAATTACCTGAAAGAGATACTGGAAAGGGACGGTGGTCTGAACATTTTTGACATTAAGGATGAAATGCGTAACATCATGCAGGATAAAGTAGGAATATTCAGGAACGGTGACGACCTGCTCGATGCGGTGCACCAGCTTGAAGAGCTGCTCAAAAAGACCAAAGAGATCACGGTCGAGTCCAAAAGTATGGGGAACAACCCGGGGCTCAACGAGGTCTACCGTGTCACCAAGATGCTCAAACTGGCACTGTGTGTAGCCAAAGGGGCACTGCAGAGAACCGAGAGCCGTGGGGCGCATTACCGGGAAGATTTCCCCAAGCGGGACGATATGCACTGGCTCAAGCGTACCATCACTACCTGGCCGAATGAAGAAGATACGCTTCCGACGATCCACTATGAAGAGATCGACATCATGGAGATGGAGATGCCGCCGGCTTTCAGGGGGTATGGAAGGAAAGATTCTCTTATCGCAAATCCCTTGAGCGCACAGAGAGAAGCCGAGATAGAAGCGATCAAAAAAATACTTGATACTGTCGACCGTTTCACCGTTCAGGAAGCACTGCTCGACTATGAACTGCCGGGGAACCTGAAACATAAAAATGAAAGAGTAGGAGTAGGATATGCCTGA
- a CDS encoding tyrosine-type recombinase/integrase, translated as MSDLLVAFEEYISVTKALDSLTVSSYLSDLRQLESFTQKPLTRLDTTEVLKFLSTFENKRTLNRKLSSINTFFHFCHLQNFTHEKIRIPMAKVPKNLPKYLSPEEIMEGVSMIDRSNIIGLRDYALILFLYAGGCRISEALNAQRSDILEGWLKIRFAKGEKERVVPLAPVAIEALEAYLQAQNMSSAYLWLNYRGEQLSRISAYKIVKKYLGVSPHVLRHSFASSLIIGGADLRVVQELLGHSSLETTQIYTHIQKQNLQDTMMHYHPLS; from the coding sequence ATGAGTGATCTGCTTGTTGCATTTGAAGAGTATATCAGTGTCACCAAGGCACTTGACAGCCTGACCGTCTCCTCTTATCTCAGTGACCTGAGACAGCTTGAATCGTTCACTCAGAAACCGCTTACCAGGCTCGATACGACGGAGGTACTGAAATTCCTCTCCACTTTCGAGAACAAACGCACGCTCAACAGAAAACTCTCATCCATCAATACCTTTTTTCATTTTTGCCACCTGCAGAACTTTACCCATGAGAAGATCAGGATCCCTATGGCAAAGGTACCCAAGAACCTTCCGAAATACCTCTCTCCCGAAGAGATCATGGAAGGTGTGTCGATGATCGACAGAAGCAATATTATAGGACTGCGTGATTATGCGCTGATCCTTTTTCTCTATGCTGGCGGATGTCGTATCTCCGAAGCACTGAATGCGCAGCGTAGCGACATTCTGGAAGGATGGCTGAAGATCCGTTTTGCCAAAGGGGAGAAGGAGCGTGTGGTACCGCTTGCTCCCGTGGCTATAGAAGCACTTGAAGCCTATCTACAGGCACAGAATATGAGCAGTGCCTATCTCTGGCTCAACTACAGAGGTGAACAGCTAAGCCGTATTTCCGCCTACAAGATCGTCAAGAAATATCTGGGGGTCTCACCTCATGTGCTGCGTCACTCCTTTGCCTCATCTCTCATTATCGGAGGGGCAGACCTGCGTGTGGTACAGGAATTGCTCGGGCACAGTTCGCTTGAGACGACACAGATCTATACGCATATACAGAAACAGAACCTGCAGGATACGATGATGCATTACCATCCGTTGAGTTGA
- the rpsR gene encoding 30S ribosomal protein S18, producing the protein MAERRKFKKRFCKYCEQKVDFIDYKDLNSLKFSLSERFKIMPRRLTGNCKRHQEMVTVAIKRARQTALIPYIVDRKNVVENPFELIK; encoded by the coding sequence ATGGCAGAAAGAAGAAAATTCAAAAAGAGATTTTGTAAATATTGTGAGCAGAAAGTTGATTTTATCGACTATAAAGATCTGAATTCACTCAAGTTCAGCTTGAGCGAAAGATTTAAGATCATGCCAAGAAGATTGACAGGTAACTGTAAACGTCACCAGGAGATGGTAACGGTAGCAATCAAAAGAGCAAGACAAACAGCACTTATTCCATATATCGTAGATAGAAAGAATGTTGTTGAAAATCCATTTGAGCTAATTAAATAG
- a CDS encoding endonuclease MutS2, whose product MQQTNEKTIIQKLDLDGYIQQFKQFFARDKSVAMMGDINQHFRYIKALSNVQFPAPAPVPNLDRELNLLKKQAVLSLEEIHAFVTMISYFNTLKTVSFPEPVASWIQGIEVHEEIIEILGYFTEEGDINPERDPELYKLERAIRQNKTDIKETLYKLAHSSKLRDYLVDTQVHFNGGEETLLVRGGFNNAIKATVVARSSGGFFYILPQSISHLKEKESALLSNKEELIYRYCKSISATFFKWERFLAYINKEYDRFDHYQARVMFARAKEYEFILPGKQKRIKLQDFAHPAIEDPVPVTINLDRQIMLITGVNAGGKTMLLKSMLSAVYMSKYLLPFKCDASKTEVGHYKSIEAVIDDPQSVKNDISTFAGRMQEFAKLFGKEDAIVGVDEIELGTDSDEAASLFRVMLDELRKKGITFIVTTHHKRLASLMASDDEVELIAALYDEERRVPTYTFLQGSIGKSYAFETAQRYGVPVGIVNRAKQVYGEDKENLNELIERSTSLEREMRQKIAKVDEELKAVEKQKQRLEEEEAKLKEAHRKAIATLENRYNAATKKAREALKAKESTEGRRLLNIAHQRKDFKQKEIRKVQEEPLKEGDKVKYRSHKGELLSIRGKDATIIVDGLKMRVPLSQLKRRGDTSQIKMPQKPKEAKVNVEKSGASVSVKLIGMYGDEAIDTVDKFLSDALVNGLSEVQIIHGTGGGVLSKLVTDYLKRHPKIQKFYRMPGNLGITVVEL is encoded by the coding sequence ATGCAGCAGACAAACGAAAAGACCATCATACAGAAACTCGATCTTGACGGGTACATCCAGCAGTTCAAACAGTTTTTCGCCCGTGATAAAAGCGTGGCGATGATGGGTGATATCAATCAGCACTTTCGATACATCAAAGCACTCTCCAATGTACAGTTCCCTGCACCCGCGCCTGTGCCCAACCTTGATCGGGAATTGAACCTTCTCAAAAAACAGGCAGTACTTTCGCTCGAAGAGATCCATGCATTCGTTACAATGATCTCTTACTTCAATACGCTCAAAACCGTCTCTTTTCCAGAGCCTGTCGCCTCCTGGATACAGGGGATAGAGGTCCACGAGGAGATCATAGAGATCCTGGGGTATTTTACCGAAGAGGGAGACATCAACCCCGAGCGTGACCCTGAACTCTACAAACTGGAACGTGCCATCAGGCAAAACAAGACAGATATCAAGGAGACGCTTTACAAGCTGGCGCATTCGAGCAAACTCAGGGATTATTTGGTCGATACGCAGGTACACTTTAACGGTGGAGAAGAGACACTGTTGGTACGCGGCGGTTTCAACAATGCCATCAAAGCAACGGTGGTGGCGCGGAGTTCAGGGGGATTCTTCTATATACTCCCCCAGAGTATTTCTCATCTTAAAGAAAAAGAATCTGCATTGCTAAGCAACAAGGAAGAGCTCATCTACCGCTACTGTAAATCGATCTCAGCCACTTTCTTTAAATGGGAGCGTTTTCTGGCCTACATCAACAAAGAGTATGACAGGTTTGACCACTACCAGGCACGCGTAATGTTCGCCAGGGCCAAAGAGTACGAGTTCATACTGCCCGGCAAACAGAAGCGTATCAAACTGCAGGATTTTGCCCATCCTGCCATAGAAGATCCCGTACCGGTTACTATCAACCTCGACAGGCAGATCATGCTGATCACCGGAGTGAATGCCGGGGGTAAAACAATGCTGCTCAAGTCGATGCTCTCAGCGGTTTATATGAGCAAATATCTGCTGCCTTTCAAGTGTGATGCCTCCAAAACGGAAGTGGGGCACTATAAAAGCATCGAAGCGGTCATCGACGATCCGCAGTCGGTCAAGAACGACATTTCCACCTTTGCAGGACGTATGCAGGAATTTGCCAAGCTGTTTGGCAAAGAGGATGCTATCGTAGGGGTGGATGAGATAGAGCTGGGAACCGATTCGGATGAAGCGGCTTCGCTTTTCAGAGTGATGCTCGATGAACTTAGGAAAAAAGGTATCACTTTCATCGTCACCACACACCACAAGCGTCTGGCTTCCCTGATGGCAAGTGATGATGAGGTCGAACTCATCGCGGCACTCTATGACGAAGAGCGCAGGGTGCCGACCTATACTTTTCTGCAGGGAAGCATCGGAAAGAGTTATGCCTTTGAGACGGCGCAGCGTTATGGAGTACCGGTAGGGATTGTCAACCGTGCCAAGCAGGTTTATGGTGAAGACAAGGAGAATCTCAATGAGCTCATTGAACGTTCCACGTCGCTCGAACGTGAGATGCGTCAGAAGATAGCCAAAGTCGATGAAGAGCTTAAAGCGGTCGAAAAACAGAAGCAGCGACTCGAAGAAGAAGAGGCCAAACTCAAAGAGGCGCACAGAAAAGCGATCGCCACGCTGGAGAACCGTTACAATGCTGCCACCAAAAAAGCACGCGAAGCGCTCAAAGCCAAGGAGTCTACTGAGGGGCGCAGACTGCTGAATATTGCCCATCAGCGCAAGGATTTCAAACAGAAAGAGATCAGGAAAGTACAGGAGGAACCGCTCAAAGAGGGAGACAAGGTCAAGTACCGTTCCCACAAAGGAGAACTGCTCTCCATACGGGGGAAAGATGCCACGATCATCGTGGACGGACTGAAGATGCGTGTACCGCTTTCCCAGCTTAAAAGAAGAGGAGATACATCTCAGATCAAAATGCCGCAGAAACCCAAGGAGGCAAAGGTGAACGTGGAGAAAAGTGGTGCTTCGGTCTCTGTGAAACTGATAGGGATGTACGGCGACGAAGCCATCGATACTGTGGACAAATTTCTTTCCGATGCACTGGTGAACGGTTTGTCCGAAGTACAGATCATCCACGGTACGGGCGGAGGTGTCCTCTCCAAACTGGTCACGGACTATCTCAAGCGACACCCGAAGATCCAGAAATTCTACCGAATGCCGGGCAATCTGGGGATCACCGTTGTAGAGCTTTAG
- the holA gene encoding DNA polymerase III subunit delta yields the protein MYQREFDQRLNQGLPKAVLIFGENEYMMDHYVELYRTKLDAKESALNLYYDEWNFDQAKNFLSQTSLFGGTNLVVVKHDKKIPKKELDTLVALANRNSDNYFLYLYDGTAKDAKSMQSAFTDKKGGVWVRLFEANIREGVAILQQKAQRIGLDIDHYALQHLMLLLNNNIALCSNELDKLAIIRTPVTSKDIDRLVYSTAPLATEQLLINLFNKKPITATITKLLDLGEDEASLLRSAQFFVNQIFLFHAYIKLHGHVDSAAILGYKLPKQIEEQKAQLALRVKSASLLKIFEHLLESEIEMKKAPATQREVLLYSMLIKIQGYL from the coding sequence ATGTATCAAAGAGAATTTGACCAGCGTTTGAACCAGGGGCTCCCCAAAGCCGTACTGATTTTTGGCGAGAACGAGTATATGATGGACCATTATGTCGAACTCTATAGAACCAAGCTCGATGCCAAAGAGAGTGCGCTGAACCTCTATTATGACGAATGGAATTTTGATCAGGCAAAGAATTTCCTTTCGCAGACCTCTCTCTTTGGCGGTACAAACCTGGTCGTGGTCAAACACGACAAGAAGATCCCCAAAAAAGAGCTGGATACTCTGGTGGCTCTTGCAAACAGGAACAGTGACAACTATTTCCTTTATCTCTATGACGGCACGGCCAAAGATGCCAAAAGCATGCAGTCGGCATTTACCGACAAAAAGGGTGGTGTCTGGGTACGCCTTTTTGAAGCGAACATCCGTGAGGGCGTGGCCATACTGCAGCAGAAAGCTCAGCGTATCGGGTTGGATATCGACCACTATGCACTTCAGCACCTGATGCTGCTGCTCAACAACAATATCGCACTCTGCTCCAACGAACTGGATAAACTCGCCATCATCCGAACCCCTGTCACCAGCAAGGACATCGACAGACTTGTCTACTCAACTGCACCGCTCGCCACTGAACAACTGCTCATAAACCTCTTTAACAAAAAACCTATCACAGCGACCATCACCAAACTGCTCGATCTTGGGGAAGATGAAGCATCTCTTTTAAGATCGGCACAGTTCTTCGTTAACCAGATCTTTCTTTTCCATGCCTATATCAAACTCCACGGCCATGTCGATTCGGCAGCCATCTTGGGATACAAACTCCCCAAACAGATCGAAGAGCAGAAAGCCCAGCTTGCCCTGCGTGTCAAGTCCGCTTCCCTGCTCAAGATCTTCGAACACCTTTTGGAGAGTGAAATAGAGATGAAAAAAGCCCCTGCGACACAAAGAGAAGTGCTGCTCTACAGTATGCTCATAAAGATACAAGGGTACCTGTAA
- a CDS encoding fumarate reductase iron-sulfur subunit, which produces MPENENYREIEITVFRYNPQDKDSKPEYQTYTLTETPGMTLYIALIQIWSKMDHDLSFDFVCRAGICGSCSMVVNGKPRLACKTRTNEFEDGKITLLPLPVFKHIKDLSVDTGNWMNDMSVKVESWIHTQEETDLSRIEKPVDPEVADEVFELDRCIECGICLASCSTKVMREDFLGAVGLNRTARFLLDPHDQRTDADFYELVGDENGVFGCMSLMGCEDHCPKNLPLQTKIAYMRRKMVKVK; this is translated from the coding sequence ATGCCTGAGAATGAAAATTACAGAGAGATAGAGATCACCGTTTTCCGTTACAATCCTCAGGACAAGGATTCCAAACCGGAGTACCAGACCTATACATTGACTGAAACACCGGGTATGACACTCTATATCGCACTGATACAGATATGGTCGAAGATGGACCATGACCTCAGTTTTGACTTTGTATGCCGTGCGGGGATCTGCGGAAGCTGCTCCATGGTGGTCAACGGGAAGCCCAGACTGGCATGTAAGACACGTACGAACGAATTTGAGGATGGAAAGATCACCCTGTTGCCGTTGCCGGTCTTCAAACATATCAAGGATCTCTCGGTCGATACGGGCAACTGGATGAACGATATGAGCGTCAAAGTGGAAAGCTGGATCCATACGCAGGAAGAGACGGACCTTTCACGCATTGAGAAGCCGGTCGATCCCGAAGTGGCTGATGAGGTCTTTGAACTCGACCGTTGCATTGAGTGTGGTATCTGTCTGGCGAGCTGTTCGACGAAGGTCATGCGAGAGGATTTCCTGGGTGCGGTCGGACTGAACCGTACGGCACGTTTTCTGCTCGATCCGCATGACCAGCGGACCGATGCAGACTTCTATGAACTGGTAGGAGATGAGAATGGTGTGTTTGGCTGTATGAGTCTGATGGGCTGTGAAGACCACTGTCCGAAGAACCTTCCTCTCCAGACCAAGATCGCCTATATGCGGCGTAAAATGGTCAAAGTCAAATAG
- a CDS encoding diacylglycerol kinase, which translates to MIKNKFQKNQKDGYHPILKLKVILSGLRFAMADTAVNYKIILSVFVIVPSLFLHQWIDTSVIILATAMMISAELFNTAIEAVCDYMQSEFDPKIKIIKDVSAAATTIMIVAWIIVLAVEAYELFFNITL; encoded by the coding sequence ATGATAAAAAACAAGTTCCAAAAAAACCAGAAAGACGGCTACCACCCTATCCTCAAACTCAAGGTGATCCTCTCAGGGCTGCGTTTTGCCATGGCGGACACAGCCGTGAACTACAAGATCATTCTCTCCGTTTTCGTGATCGTTCCGAGCCTTTTTCTGCACCAGTGGATAGATACTTCCGTCATTATCCTTGCTACAGCCATGATGATTTCAGCCGAACTCTTCAACACAGCCATTGAAGCGGTCTGTGACTATATGCAAAGTGAATTTGACCCGAAAATAAAGATCATCAAAGATGTTTCTGCGGCCGCTACGACCATAATGATCGTAGCCTGGATCATTGTCCTTGCCGTAGAAGCCTACGAGCTTTTTTTCAATATTACGCTGTAA
- a CDS encoding type III pantothenate kinase — protein sequence MLLADIGNTHFHIYDGTHVLHLSYEDAIRKYADSALKYISVNSDIEEKIGDIQNWENVSAMISLPNEYETMGVDRKALCLSHDNGLFIDAGSAITVDVMERGIYKGGYILPGIKAMLESYRQISPALDVSLDEHIDVTRLPLTTKEQISYGIIATIKALIEKHKDKKRLYFTGGDGQMLAGFFRDALYDEALVFKGMRHALQASGK from the coding sequence ATGTTGTTAGCCGATATCGGCAATACCCATTTTCATATCTATGACGGTACCCATGTGCTGCATCTTTCTTATGAGGATGCAATCAGGAAATATGCAGATTCAGCGTTAAAATATATTTCTGTCAACAGTGATATAGAAGAGAAGATCGGTGATATACAAAACTGGGAGAATGTTTCAGCAATGATCTCTCTGCCCAATGAATATGAAACAATGGGTGTTGACAGAAAAGCTTTGTGTCTGAGTCATGACAACGGTCTCTTCATCGATGCCGGCTCAGCAATTACGGTGGATGTGATGGAAAGGGGTATCTATAAGGGAGGGTATATCTTACCGGGCATTAAAGCAATGCTGGAAAGCTATAGGCAAATCTCTCCGGCTTTGGATGTTTCCCTGGATGAACACATTGATGTTACCAGGCTTCCCCTTACAACAAAAGAGCAGATAAGCTATGGTATAATCGCGACCATAAAAGCACTCATAGAAAAGCATAAAGACAAAAAAAGACTCTACTTCACGGGTGGAGACGGACAAATGCTTGCCGGATTCTTCAGAGATGCACTCTATGATGAGGCACTTGTTTTTAAAGGCATGCGGCATGCATTGCAGGCAAGTGGAAAATGA
- a CDS encoding single-stranded DNA-binding protein, giving the protein MYNKIILAGNLTRDVEIRYTQGGSAIGSTAIATSRKFKSQTGEQKEEVLFVDLTFFGRTAEIANQYLRKGSKVLVDGRLKLDQWTAQDGTKRSKHSVTVENLQMLDTKGQSEQMAAQGGYNAPQQQDTYSQPAPSQNAAPQQPQQQQAPAQNIPEIDINEDEIPF; this is encoded by the coding sequence ATGTACAACAAGATAATTTTAGCAGGAAACCTTACCAGAGATGTAGAGATACGATATACGCAGGGTGGCTCGGCCATCGGAAGTACGGCAATCGCCACTTCACGCAAATTCAAATCTCAGACGGGCGAGCAGAAAGAGGAAGTACTTTTTGTCGACTTGACATTCTTCGGGAGAACTGCTGAAATTGCCAACCAGTATTTACGTAAGGGAAGCAAAGTTTTAGTGGATGGCAGGTTAAAGCTTGACCAGTGGACAGCACAGGACGGTACAAAGAGAAGCAAGCATTCGGTCACTGTAGAGAACCTGCAGATGCTCGATACAAAAGGCCAGAGTGAACAGATGGCTGCGCAGGGCGGGTACAACGCACCCCAGCAGCAGGACACTTACTCCCAGCCGGCGCCTTCTCAAAATGCAGCCCCTCAGCAGCCACAGCAACAGCAGGCACCTGCACAGAACATCCCGGAAATAGACATCAACGAAGATGAAATACCGTTTTAG
- the hisG gene encoding ATP phosphoribosyltransferase, giving the protein MLTVALPKGRIAEQTLEIFAEIFGGEFKFEGRELIMEKEGFKFLNVRNQDVPTYVEHGAADIGVVGLDVITEKELDIIQLLDMQLGKCKVAIGIRNEDELDWNRPNIKVATKMVNIAKNYFAQKAVGVEVVKLYGSIELAPLVGLADAIVDIVETGNTMRENGLKVAEDIMDSSAHLIANKNSFYGKKEEILSLYEKIKAVVERNA; this is encoded by the coding sequence ATGTTAACAGTTGCACTTCCAAAAGGAAGAATTGCAGAGCAGACTTTGGAGATCTTTGCAGAGATCTTTGGCGGAGAATTCAAGTTCGAAGGGCGCGAGCTCATTATGGAAAAAGAGGGTTTCAAATTCCTCAATGTACGTAATCAGGATGTACCGACCTATGTGGAACACGGTGCGGCAGATATAGGTGTGGTCGGTCTTGATGTCATTACCGAAAAAGAGCTCGATATCATCCAGCTTCTCGATATGCAGCTGGGCAAATGCAAAGTGGCTATCGGTATCAGGAATGAAGACGAGCTTGACTGGAATCGCCCGAATATCAAAGTAGCTACAAAAATGGTTAACATAGCCAAAAACTATTTCGCGCAGAAGGCTGTTGGTGTGGAAGTGGTCAAACTCTACGGCTCCATCGAGCTGGCTCCCCTGGTGGGTCTGGCAGATGCCATCGTGGATATTGTCGAGACAGGCAATACGATGAGAGAGAACGGCTTGAAGGTCGCGGAAGACATTATGGACTCCTCAGCACACCTCATTGCCAACAAGAACAGTTTTTACGGAAAAAAAGAGGAGATACTCTCTCTCTATGAAAAGATCAAAGCTGTTGTAGAAAGAAATGCCTAA